The following coding sequences are from one Haploplasma axanthum window:
- a CDS encoding DUF2357 domain-containing protein, producing MKRRYDLKLFYDMVINEIDNAELETDFPFYFYQAFDKGEKLVSQTLVTEIKKFDETWIKTVESYFPSIDKITKNLKSNLKYEEEIRIIEKAKKTGSKSIQHLAANTHLIKEVKPNIIPKKILVDNSEIDYAIYENRFVMTLIERLSDFVYQRLNIIKQNIEASQTVKMNIDSKFMFGDEEYKINLDLNKTEKVSKKSEMEANLQLYKRVEYLYRQITNLKKGQFMSILKNAKKVTAPILKTQIILKNTDYRNAYNLWIFLDQYSSLGFELETKTSNKKFTQSYKKHLTQNVLLLFATTLFHEKQTLNSDYTKGNRRKFKSYLTKVSNLDVVKDPRSFSNEHQEMNEYYLNQMKIIFKTQIDKYSSEGKNKRISLKNAINDTLKIVNSIYSSYLGINSENEVFDQLIKPDRKKVMLDESMEKYKLVKALREAKEKDLRETYELELRWQKIVEEKSNDLHLENLELSKKKITKKLEKEVNDFKKYKEKRIDQTKKIKEQAIRKHKDELKDFEEKLKFKYQKQQEKIKKVEQEKLLKIKEKLKKEKMKLKLQEQKKLAKEKDKQATINERKKMKLEEKYNPKG from the coding sequence ATGAAAAGAAGATATGATCTAAAACTATTTTATGATATGGTCATAAATGAAATTGATAATGCTGAATTAGAAACAGATTTTCCATTTTATTTTTATCAAGCTTTTGATAAAGGTGAAAAACTTGTTTCACAAACATTAGTAACAGAGATCAAAAAGTTTGATGAAACATGGATTAAAACTGTTGAATCATATTTCCCAAGTATTGATAAAATAACGAAAAATTTAAAATCAAATTTAAAATATGAAGAAGAAATAAGAATTATTGAAAAAGCTAAAAAAACTGGTAGTAAATCAATTCAACATTTAGCAGCAAATACACATCTTATTAAAGAAGTTAAACCAAATATTATTCCTAAAAAGATTTTAGTCGATAATTCGGAAATTGATTATGCAATCTATGAAAACAGATTTGTGATGACTTTAATTGAACGTTTATCAGATTTTGTATATCAACGACTTAATATTATTAAACAAAATATTGAAGCAAGTCAAACAGTTAAAATGAACATTGATAGTAAATTTATGTTTGGTGATGAAGAATATAAGATTAATCTTGATTTGAATAAAACCGAAAAAGTGTCAAAAAAGTCTGAAATGGAAGCAAACCTTCAACTATATAAACGAGTTGAATATTTATATCGACAAATAACAAATCTTAAAAAAGGGCAGTTTATGAGTATTTTAAAAAATGCTAAAAAAGTAACTGCACCAATACTTAAAACCCAAATTATTCTTAAGAATACTGATTATCGTAATGCATATAATTTATGGATTTTCCTTGATCAATATTCATCACTTGGATTTGAATTAGAAACAAAAACTTCGAATAAAAAGTTTACACAAAGTTATAAAAAACATTTAACTCAAAACGTTTTATTGTTATTTGCAACTACGCTATTTCATGAAAAACAAACGCTAAATAGTGATTATACAAAAGGTAATAGAAGAAAGTTTAAATCGTATTTGACAAAGGTAAGCAATCTTGATGTTGTAAAAGATCCAAGAAGCTTTTCAAATGAGCATCAAGAAATGAATGAATACTATTTAAATCAAATGAAAATAATTTTTAAAACGCAAATCGATAAGTATAGTAGTGAAGGTAAAAATAAACGTATTTCATTAAAAAATGCAATTAATGATACTTTGAAAATTGTAAATTCAATTTATTCATCATACTTAGGAATTAATAGTGAAAACGAAGTTTTTGATCAATTAATAAAACCAGATAGAAAAAAAGTTATGCTAGATGAATCAATGGAAAAATATAAACTTGTTAAAGCACTTAGAGAAGCAAAAGAAAAAGATTTGCGAGAAACATATGAATTAGAACTTAGATGGCAAAAAATAGTTGAAGAAAAATCTAATGATTTACATCTTGAAAATCTTGAATTAAGTAAGAAAAAAATAACTAAAAAACTTGAAAAAGAAGTAAATGACTTTAAGAAATATAAAGAAAAAAGAATTGATCAAACTAAAAAAATTAAGGAACAAGCAATTAGAAAACATAAAGATGAGTTAAAAGATTTTGAAGAAAAACTTAAATTCAAATATCAAAAGCAACAAGAGAAAATAAAAAAAGTTGAACAAGAAAAACTGTTAAAAATTAAAGAGAAGCTTAAAAAAGAAAAAATGAAATTAAAACTTCAAGAACAAAAAAAGCTTGCAAAAGAAAAAGACAAACAAGCAACAATTAATGAAAGAAAAAAAATGAAGTTAGAAGAAAAATATAACCCTAAAGGATAG
- a CDS encoding signal peptidase I yields MKKILSYILSAITLLILIISIIFVILNIKGVKDNTPIKIFGYRYSLVVSDSMNPSIQKGDYVIYEEFDEYNLKDVIVYRSKTDNKLIVHEIVEETSFGFKTKGSNNKINDFNYEGYITNDRILGKVVKVTALLGIGRLFTSNKSMVIMIVVIVSFGIIVWQIVDITKALKEKTKEKYQKELEDYKKELNDK; encoded by the coding sequence ATGAAAAAAATCTTAAGTTATATATTAAGTGCAATAACATTACTTATTTTAATAATATCAATTATCTTTGTTATTTTAAATATTAAAGGTGTGAAAGATAATACACCAATAAAAATCTTTGGTTACAGATATTCACTTGTGGTTTCTGATTCAATGAATCCAAGTATTCAAAAAGGTGACTATGTAATTTATGAAGAATTTGATGAATATAATCTTAAGGATGTAATAGTTTATCGAAGTAAAACTGATAATAAGTTGATAGTTCATGAAATAGTTGAGGAAACTTCGTTTGGATTTAAAACTAAAGGAAGTAATAATAAAATAAATGATTTTAATTATGAAGGGTATATTACAAATGATCGTATTCTTGGAAAAGTGGTTAAAGTTACAGCTTTATTAGGCATTGGAAGATTATTTACTTCCAATAAATCCATGGTTATTATGATTGTTGTTATAGTATCATTTGGAATTATTGTTTGGCAAATAGTTGATATTACGAAAGCTTTAAAAGAAAAAACAAAAGAAAAATATCAAAAAGAATTAGAAGATTATAAGAAAGAATTGAACGATAAATAA
- a CDS encoding sensor domain-containing diguanylate cyclase produces the protein MTLEGMLITVLIALINFSFIGILLFINLKNPNRYDGLRSWINSNFIRITGSILIATSEYIKENTIKTIVSFLGYFLLVSSLILVNKSIYKLVDKKSNIIWERPVNIIFLVLLILFGIVIKNDLFFTLVILIAQAFYTLWQIIIVNTNRTADDRNSWLSFTILQTMAIIVFICYVLFELLFNEFNITNFTGNHKGQNIIIKSLVIMSTLNSIGLLTRISNVAPKYVDSENKLFRTVINLTSNMIVVYDKETKVINYVNPHFTKKFKYRNFELLSKKRFDELFVTKDEYFKLKEEYYKGSNLIEYKTKMLTRDNKIIKCLISISLIPFNDTESYLASIVDITNTISQTEKYEFLASYDELTNLPNRRVLYEVFKKKKDAFKSFILIILDIDNFKEINDQYGHNIGDEVLKILGPKLDYINDDNDLVARYGGDEFIFLIDLNNNQTFDEIINKLLEVFKEPVIVNNERIKIDISLGVAEYPIDDDGFEGLLEKADIALYRAKKYDGDKVVVYNEKDEIETLI, from the coding sequence ATGACACTTGAAGGAATGCTAATTACAGTTTTAATTGCTTTAATCAATTTTTCGTTCATCGGGATATTACTATTTATTAATTTAAAAAACCCTAATAGGTATGACGGACTAAGAAGTTGGATTAACTCAAATTTTATTAGAATTACAGGAAGTATTTTAATTGCTACATCTGAATATATTAAAGAGAATACAATAAAAACAATTGTATCTTTTTTAGGATATTTCTTGTTAGTTTCAAGTCTAATATTAGTCAACAAAAGTATCTATAAATTAGTTGATAAAAAATCAAATATAATTTGGGAGAGACCAGTAAATATTATCTTTTTAGTTTTATTAATTCTTTTTGGTATAGTAATAAAAAACGATTTATTTTTTACTTTAGTAATCTTAATTGCTCAAGCATTCTACACATTGTGGCAAATAATAATTGTTAATACTAATAGAACAGCAGATGATCGAAATTCTTGGCTTTCGTTTACAATTCTACAGACAATGGCAATTATTGTTTTTATTTGTTATGTTTTATTTGAATTACTTTTTAATGAGTTTAATATTACAAATTTTACTGGGAATCATAAAGGACAAAATATAATTATTAAATCATTAGTAATCATGTCGACATTAAATTCAATTGGATTATTAACTAGAATAAGTAATGTAGCACCAAAGTATGTCGATTCTGAAAATAAACTATTTAGGACTGTAATTAATTTAACATCGAATATGATTGTGGTTTATGATAAAGAAACTAAAGTAATTAATTATGTTAATCCACACTTCACTAAAAAGTTTAAGTATCGTAATTTTGAATTGTTATCTAAAAAAAGATTTGATGAATTATTTGTTACAAAAGATGAGTACTTTAAACTTAAAGAAGAGTATTATAAGGGTTCAAATTTAATTGAATATAAAACAAAAATGTTGACACGTGATAATAAAATAATCAAATGTTTAATATCAATTTCATTAATTCCATTTAATGATACTGAATCATACTTAGCAAGTATTGTCGATATAACAAATACAATTAGTCAAACAGAAAAATATGAGTTTTTAGCTAGTTATGATGAATTAACTAATCTTCCTAATAGAAGAGTTTTATATGAAGTATTTAAGAAGAAAAAAGATGCGTTTAAATCATTTATTTTAATTATTCTTGATATTGATAATTTTAAAGAAATAAATGACCAATACGGACATAATATAGGCGATGAAGTTTTAAAAATATTAGGGCCTAAACTTGATTATATTAATGATGATAATGATTTAGTTGCTCGTTATGGTGGAGATGAATTTATATTTTTAATTGATTTAAATAATAATCAGACTTTTGATGAAATAATTAATAAACTTTTAGAAGTATTTAAAGAACCAGTAATAGTTAATAATGAAAGAATAAAAATTGATATATCTTTAGGTGTTGCGGAGTATCCAATTGATGATGATGGATTTGAAGGATTATTAGAAAAAGCAGATATAGCACTTTATAGAGCAAAAAAATATGATGGGGATAAAGTTGTTGTCTATAATGAAAAAGATGAAATTGAAACATTAATATAA
- a CDS encoding cation:proton antiporter: MNIILILSLFIGFGYLIGKLAEKVKLPTVSGYLIAGVIIGFFPINLTNHLPVFDTISEITLSFIAFGIGSEFVFSSLKKSGKRILTITFWEVLGAVLIVSLAMYLMTPFAFPTFTNKERLVFSLILGSMSAATAPAATILVIKQFRSDGPVTRSILPVAALDDVLGIIVFGIVLPIARILVPIDPNNALKLTAWNILKGPLIEVFGSLLIGLLLGILLSILSKKVDPKDNIQVKTIFFILVGLGVSKLLNLSPLLVNIMIGTTLANLRKDTANRSFKTINDFVPIFYILFFTIAGATLKLDILKTVGLIGVVYIIARALGKITGSHVGAVISNAESNVKKYLGFALLPQGGISIGLSLLVNMYLPTTLATPITTIILFSILIYESTGPIFAKIALDKSNELYALVSNQEIND, encoded by the coding sequence TTGAACATCATTTTAATTCTTTCATTATTTATTGGTTTTGGATATTTAATCGGTAAGCTTGCTGAAAAAGTCAAACTTCCAACAGTATCTGGTTATTTAATTGCCGGAGTAATAATTGGCTTTTTTCCAATTAACTTAACAAATCATTTACCCGTTTTTGATACTATAAGTGAAATAACATTATCGTTTATAGCATTCGGTATTGGTAGTGAATTTGTATTTTCATCTTTAAAAAAGAGTGGAAAAAGAATTCTAACTATAACTTTTTGGGAAGTCCTAGGTGCAGTTTTAATTGTTTCACTTGCAATGTATCTAATGACACCTTTTGCATTTCCTACCTTCACAAACAAAGAAAGATTAGTTTTCAGTCTAATATTAGGTTCAATGTCAGCTGCAACAGCACCTGCCGCTACAATTCTTGTGATTAAGCAGTTTCGTTCAGATGGTCCAGTTACGAGGAGTATTTTGCCTGTTGCTGCACTTGATGATGTTCTAGGTATTATTGTTTTTGGAATTGTTTTACCTATTGCAAGAATCTTAGTTCCAATTGATCCAAACAATGCATTAAAACTAACTGCATGGAATATTTTAAAAGGTCCATTAATTGAAGTTTTTGGTTCTTTACTCATTGGATTATTGCTTGGAATATTATTATCAATTTTAAGTAAAAAAGTTGATCCTAAAGACAATATACAAGTAAAAACAATTTTCTTTATTCTTGTTGGTTTAGGTGTATCAAAACTTTTGAATCTTTCACCTTTATTAGTAAATATCATGATTGGTACTACTTTAGCAAACCTTAGAAAAGATACTGCAAATAGATCTTTTAAAACTATCAACGATTTTGTACCTATATTTTATATCCTTTTCTTTACGATAGCTGGTGCTACACTGAAACTTGATATTTTAAAAACTGTTGGATTAATAGGTGTTGTTTACATTATTGCTAGAGCATTAGGAAAAATCACCGGTTCACATGTTGGTGCTGTTATATCAAATGCTGAGTCAAATGTAAAAAAATATCTTGGATTTGCGCTACTTCCTCAAGGTGGTATATCGATAGGCTTAAGTTTATTAGTTAATATGTATTTACCAACAACTTTAGCAACTCCTATTACAACAATTATTTTATTTAGTATTTTAATCTATGAATCAACAGGTCCAATATTTGCAAAGATTGCTTTAGATAAATCAAATGAGTTATATGCGCTAGTTTCTAATCAAGAGATAAATGATTAA
- a CDS encoding deoxynucleoside kinase gives MLIVIGGMIGLGKTSLGEFLAKDLDAKMYYESVNDNPILPLYYTATPKEIEEKRYPFLLQLYFLNSRFETIKDAANNSKKGFSVIDRSIYEDWYFAKINYDLGRMNDLEFSIYKKLLDNMMAEIEEIPQKAPDLMVYLTGSFETVLKRINSRGREFELDPELVSYYKTLWNGYSDWLKNFYKASDVITIDMDKYDVVNSLEDRNEVLNIIKEKLNKVKKSLK, from the coding sequence ATGTTAATTGTTATCGGTGGGATGATTGGACTTGGGAAAACAAGTCTCGGTGAGTTTCTAGCAAAAGATTTAGATGCTAAAATGTATTATGAAAGTGTTAATGACAACCCAATTTTACCCCTTTATTATACAGCTACACCAAAAGAAATTGAAGAAAAAAGATATCCATTTTTACTTCAACTTTATTTTTTAAATAGTCGTTTTGAAACTATTAAAGATGCAGCAAACAATTCAAAAAAAGGATTTAGTGTCATTGATAGATCAATATATGAAGATTGGTATTTCGCTAAAATCAATTATGATTTAGGTCGAATGAATGATTTAGAGTTTTCAATTTATAAAAAACTTTTAGATAATATGATGGCTGAAATTGAAGAAATACCTCAAAAAGCTCCAGATTTGATGGTTTATCTAACTGGTTCATTTGAAACTGTCTTAAAACGTATTAATAGCCGTGGACGTGAATTTGAATTAGATCCTGAACTTGTTTCATATTATAAAACATTATGGAATGGTTATAGTGACTGGTTAAAGAATTTTTATAAAGCTAGTGATGTTATTACTATTGATATGGATAAGTATGATGTTGTTAATAGTCTTGAAGACCGTAATGAAGTATTAAATATAATAAAAGAAAAACTTAACAAGGTTAAAAAATCCCTAAAATAA
- a CDS encoding alpha/beta hydrolase, producing MIYQKDYFINNSKATIIIAHGIAEHSGRYEKIALTLNQNGYDVITYDHLGHGKSLGARGKIRSFHDHIDVLNMIVKKEKTRNNNKKIFLLGHSMGGEVVNLYAVKYGDVDGIISSSAATKTPSNAKILRVIGFWYLRWVPINTKIFDKFLAKDPKVLEKNKKDELMLSKMYISLIGEMFVKGIKYLNKNVSKFKTPVLYIHGTSDGIVDVSASKEIIEKISSTDKTLKIYEDEYHEMLNDYNGEKILIDIIEWVNDRV from the coding sequence ATGATATATCAAAAAGATTATTTTATTAATAATTCAAAAGCAACAATAATTATTGCTCATGGCATAGCAGAGCATAGTGGTAGATATGAAAAGATTGCATTGACATTAAATCAAAATGGATATGATGTTATTACATATGATCATTTAGGACATGGTAAATCACTTGGAGCACGTGGTAAAATTAGATCTTTTCATGATCATATAGATGTTTTAAATATGATTGTTAAAAAAGAAAAAACAAGAAATAATAATAAAAAAATATTTTTATTAGGTCATAGTATGGGAGGAGAAGTTGTAAATCTATATGCTGTTAAATATGGAGATGTTGATGGAATAATTAGTTCATCAGCAGCAACAAAGACACCAAGTAATGCCAAAATCTTAAGAGTAATCGGTTTTTGGTATTTAAGATGGGTTCCAATTAATACAAAAATCTTTGATAAGTTTTTAGCTAAAGATCCTAAAGTTTTAGAAAAAAATAAAAAAGATGAATTGATGCTTAGTAAAATGTATATAAGTTTAATTGGGGAGATGTTTGTTAAGGGAATAAAATATCTTAATAAGAATGTTAGTAAGTTTAAAACTCCAGTTTTATATATTCATGGAACAAGTGATGGAATTGTTGATGTAAGTGCGAGTAAAGAAATAATTGAAAAAATTTCATCAACTGATAAGACACTTAAAATCTATGAAGATGAATATCATGAAATGCTTAATGATTATAATGGCGAAAAGATATTAATTGATATTATTGAATGGGTAAATGATCGAGTATGA
- a CDS encoding low molecular weight protein-tyrosine-phosphatase: MKVLFVCLGNICRSPMAEFMFKDLVEKEGLTEKFEIVSKATSSYEIGNDMYPPAKRKLVEKRIKFDKRFANQIKKDDFHYFDYIIGMDHQNIINLKRMAPKETENKIHLLLDINDETKNTEVPDPWYTDDFEETYNLLRNALLSWLERFKKEML, translated from the coding sequence ATGAAAGTTTTATTTGTATGCTTAGGAAATATCTGTAGATCACCGATGGCAGAGTTTATGTTTAAGGATTTAGTTGAAAAAGAAGGATTAACTGAAAAATTTGAAATAGTTTCAAAAGCAACCTCTTCATATGAGATTGGTAATGATATGTATCCTCCTGCTAAAAGAAAACTAGTAGAAAAAAGAATTAAGTTTGATAAAAGATTTGCAAATCAGATAAAAAAAGATGATTTTCATTATTTTGATTACATTATTGGAATGGATCATCAAAATATTATTAATTTAAAAAGAATGGCTCCAAAAGAAACAGAGAATAAAATTCATTTATTGTTGGACATAAATGATGAAACAAAAAATACTGAAGTTCCCGATCCATGGTATACTGATGATTTTGAAGAAACTTATAATTTATTAAGAAATGCATTACTAAGTTGGTTAGAAAGATTTAAAAAAGAGATGCTTTAA
- a CDS encoding alpha/beta hydrolase produces MENRIEKVYYDNTKRPVLLILPGGGYFMTSDREAYPIANEFLSTGFHQAIFYYREDKKKYPEILTDAKKHIEELMKDPLIGDIHIMGFSAGGHFAGLLLTEFPEMFKTGILCYPVISTDKLIMHEDSFKNLLKNYPDELDKVSIEKNIKTNTPPMYIWHTMEDPLVPYQNSIVLMEALKEKNIEVKLRLFDKGPHGLALANRLTSYDDMNPLEYEKQYKEIQKWIKDAKEWLLNH; encoded by the coding sequence ATGGAAAATAGAATAGAAAAAGTTTATTATGATAATACTAAAAGACCAGTTTTACTTATTTTGCCAGGTGGTGGATATTTTATGACTTCTGATAGAGAAGCATATCCAATAGCAAATGAATTTTTAAGCACAGGATTTCATCAAGCAATTTTTTATTATCGTGAAGATAAAAAGAAATATCCAGAGATTCTTACTGACGCTAAAAAACATATTGAAGAATTGATGAAAGATCCATTAATAGGTGATATTCATATTATGGGATTTTCTGCAGGTGGACACTTTGCAGGGTTATTGTTAACTGAGTTTCCAGAAATGTTTAAAACAGGAATTCTATGTTATCCAGTAATTTCAACGGACAAATTAATAATGCATGAAGATTCATTCAAAAACTTGTTAAAAAACTATCCAGATGAATTAGATAAAGTATCAATTGAAAAAAATATTAAAACTAATACACCGCCAATGTATATTTGGCATACAATGGAAGATCCACTTGTTCCTTATCAAAATTCGATTGTTTTAATGGAAGCATTAAAGGAAAAGAATATTGAAGTAAAACTAAGATTATTTGACAAAGGACCACATGGTTTAGCACTTGCTAATCGATTAACAAGTTATGATGATATGAATCCATTAGAATATGAAAAACAATATAAAGAGATTCAAAAATGGATTAAAGATGCGAAAGAATGGCTATTAAACCATTAA
- a CDS encoding APC family permease, whose translation MQKLKRKYNLVTTISLVIGIVMGSGIFLKNISISRNTGGNIFLSSAVFLIMGVIMIISAYTFSIAASKIEKVNGVIDYVEDAVGPKVAYYVGFYFNLVYLPIITSVLAFLSANFFKQLIGSNSEYFSIYVGIAFLSISFIINMFAPKLAGKFQVSTTIVKLIPIVIVGTVGLVIGLNSNTEVITSIGGTKNVKFFDALLAAAFAYEGWIVSTTVNAEVENSKKNLPKALVIGCIIVIISFLIYNIGITTLLGSDAILNSNNDQAIVEQAFNNLFNSQIGGKIFLFFITISCLGVLNGLTMGVSRGMYSLAVRGQGPKPEVFKKLNKKTNTSLASGLVAFILSLLFFGYFVLAIIFNKVSGNIDEIAIGLLYFAYIFIYVNIMKNYKDLPVFKRFVMPILALISVIFLLFASFNVLYTTLMNTELTIHQRIPYILIIIVFAFILARIFYKKKPIVGE comes from the coding sequence ATGCAAAAATTAAAAAGGAAATATAACCTGGTCACAACAATCTCACTTGTTATAGGAATTGTTATGGGATCAGGTATTTTTTTAAAGAATATATCAATATCAAGAAATACGGGAGGAAATATTTTCTTATCTTCAGCAGTGTTCTTGATTATGGGTGTTATTATGATCATTTCAGCTTATACGTTTTCAATTGCAGCGAGTAAAATTGAAAAAGTTAATGGAGTAATTGATTATGTTGAGGATGCTGTTGGTCCTAAGGTTGCATATTATGTCGGTTTCTATTTTAATTTAGTTTATTTGCCAATTATTACATCAGTATTAGCTTTTTTATCAGCAAACTTTTTTAAGCAATTAATTGGTTCAAATAGTGAATATTTTAGTATATATGTTGGAATAGCTTTCTTAAGTATTTCTTTTATTATTAATATGTTTGCTCCAAAACTTGCTGGTAAATTCCAAGTATCAACAACTATTGTTAAACTTATTCCAATTGTTATTGTTGGAACTGTTGGTCTAGTAATAGGATTGAATTCTAACACAGAAGTTATTACATCAATAGGTGGAACAAAAAATGTTAAATTTTTTGATGCTTTACTAGCAGCAGCTTTCGCATATGAAGGTTGGATTGTTTCAACAACAGTTAATGCAGAAGTTGAAAATAGTAAAAAGAATCTACCTAAAGCTTTAGTAATAGGCTGTATTATCGTGATTATTTCGTTTCTAATATATAATATTGGAATTACAACACTATTAGGTTCCGATGCAATTTTGAATTCAAATAATGATCAAGCAATTGTTGAACAAGCATTTAATAATCTTTTCAATAGTCAAATTGGAGGTAAAATATTCTTATTCTTCATTACAATTAGTTGTCTTGGTGTTTTAAATGGATTAACGATGGGAGTTAGTAGAGGAATGTATTCCTTAGCTGTTAGAGGTCAAGGACCAAAACCAGAAGTATTTAAAAAATTAAACAAAAAAACTAATACATCATTAGCAAGTGGATTAGTAGCATTTATCTTAAGCTTATTATTCTTTGGATATTTTGTTTTAGCAATTATTTTCAATAAGGTATCAGGAAATATTGATGAGATTGCTATTGGATTATTATATTTTGCATATATTTTCATTTATGTAAATATAATGAAGAACTATAAAGATTTACCAGTATTCAAGAGATTTGTAATGCCAATACTTGCACTTATATCAGTAATCTTCTTATTGTTTGCATCGTTCAATGTTTTATATACTACTTTAATGAATACTGAGTTAACGATCCACCAAAGAATTCCATATATATTAATTATTATTGTTTTTGCATTTATACTTGCAAGAATATTTTATAAGAAGAAACCAATCGTTGGTGAATAG
- a CDS encoding helix-turn-helix domain-containing protein, which translates to MSHPFHENLRNLRIKNNLTQDELANILDVSRQAISKWERGEGLPDLHNLSLLAKALGVTVDELIGEQKEEKAKETNQRKYEESFGHRAGNFFQRLIYKGNNATNSKKAKEIRKKLLVFGGIGLGVGILLVIIGFIGFATSAMKSVENFGSGASPVIFMPVFLIGGIIASISGYAIYAGLAIVVGGVATKFLDETTYCPNCHDKVDHDEKVCSNCGTKLSKVCDCGKVNEVSDTYCRECGKKLN; encoded by the coding sequence ATGAGCCATCCGTTTCATGAAAATTTAAGAAATTTAAGAATTAAGAACAATTTAACACAAGATGAATTAGCAAATATATTAGATGTTAGTCGTCAAGCAATTTCAAAGTGGGAAAGGGGAGAAGGTTTGCCTGATTTACATAATCTATCATTATTAGCTAAAGCACTTGGTGTTACTGTTGATGAATTGATTGGTGAACAAAAAGAAGAAAAAGCAAAAGAAACTAATCAAAGAAAATATGAAGAGAGTTTTGGACATCGTGCTGGTAACTTTTTTCAAAGACTAATTTATAAAGGAAATAACGCAACGAATAGTAAGAAAGCAAAAGAAATTAGAAAGAAACTACTAGTTTTTGGTGGAATTGGTCTTGGAGTTGGAATACTTTTAGTTATAATAGGATTTATAGGATTTGCTACTAGTGCGATGAAAAGTGTAGAAAACTTTGGTAGTGGAGCTAGTCCAGTAATATTTATGCCTGTGTTTCTTATTGGAGGTATTATTGCTAGTATTAGTGGTTACGCAATATATGCAGGATTAGCAATTGTTGTTGGTGGTGTTGCAACTAAGTTTTTAGATGAAACAACCTATTGTCCAAATTGTCATGATAAGGTTGATCATGATGAAAAAGTCTGTTCAAACTGTGGAACCAAATTAAGTAAGGTTTGTGATTGTGGAAAAGTAAATGAAGTAAGTGATACATATTGTAGAGAGTGTGGTAAAAAGTTGAATTAA